The sequence below is a genomic window from Lolium perenne isolate Kyuss_39 chromosome 4, Kyuss_2.0, whole genome shotgun sequence.
CAGCAGTGAACAAAATTAAAGACCGAATTAAAAGAAGCTCATGTCTGTATCTCTGATAACTTCACCCTCAACTACTCTCTGAAGCATGTATAATAACTGAAGTATGACCTGGCAGCCATGCTCCTTAATGTTGTATGGAGCAATCCCATTAAGGCGACTGCTTCCATAGACCCCCAAACCAACAATTGCATAAACGTACCATTATGCACGTGCTCCTTCCGCCGGCGCTAACGGGTCGGGCTAGGTTAGCCTCCGAAGATCCATATCGATTGTACCCGTGTACTCGTTGAAAGGGTATACGGTGTATCCTTGTACTCGTTGAAAGGGTATACGTTGTATGTACGTTTCGGTGTATGTACGTGTCGGTGTATACGTCCGATGGATACTGCTTGGTGATCGTCGTCGGTTGTCACTTTCCATTCTCACGTACCTTGATCAGCTCGTCGCAGCCGCCAGCCCGGCGATCTCCGATCTAGATCTTCTCCGGTGAATATTGCTTGTCCGCCGATCGCGGCAAGGATCCGACGTCCAACCTTGGCCCAACTCCACCCCTCCCCTCCCACGGCCGCCATTCATACCTAGGGTTTTGATCCCTCCGTCTTGTTGTAGCCGGTCGATCCCTCACCACCGCAATTTGCACGTACCCCGGTGAATCGTAGCAGGCCTGGCTGGTTACCTCGGCGATCTCCTATCCTTCCCGCATCCGGTGGATCGGTTGGCCGTCACCGCGGTGCGCACGATAATACGGCGGCGAACGTCTGAGTCATCCACCCTCCGCCTCCCCACGATCGACATATAGGCCgtttgttgtggatatacttcatgggtgtaccatcgacagtgcctagatccggcaagcccgggtggcccatagatggtgacgaggcatgtggcccgtcgggcggcccagttgctgttgatcctaaaggatgaagtccagcccaggatagggaagccggatcccaaccgaccatcggaggaagtcggatccgtgaaggtccatgtgcaactcggatccatggaggcccatgtggaacccggatccatggaggcccaggagtaacccggatccatggaggcccaggtgtaacccggatccatggaggcccatgtggaacccggatccagtacgacgtagggaggaaggcagatccttgacgtacacggcaagaccttgtaccgtagttaggcgacctgtaatccggctaggactctccatgtaaaccctagatccgtgcgcctttataagccggatcctgggagccctggaGGCAAGTTCACGTTCACGTGCAAGTTCACGTTCAAGTTCAGAACGacccattgtaacaacgcgaaagcgcccagataataccagacaagcagcagtaggccctgtcatcgagcaggtgttccgaagctgggtaaatcgcgtaccaccgtcccgagtgctctccgccctatggcccctacttcttctccccctcgtgaggatccctcctccgaggtaccgtcgaataggcaacgacagttggcgcccaccgtggggcctgcggcgtttggaggccggaaccgggagggtttcgccatgggaagctacgacgacaccatcgctgtggggcgcgtcctttacgccggaaaccttccgatcgtccctccggacgagtgctggattccggccaagacaaaccccttcaagctctccatcgtcccagtcggcggcatacacatcttcatcggcgaaaccgtcgattccgacggaaacgcactggtaagtaatgtagctacgaccgccgccgagcaggacgcagctgcaaagatccgatccgagtcgttggagctttccacggaagaatccgccttagatctggaaatttcaaattctggttttggtagccggatccgtgcctacgtttttggtactcggatccgcacctatgtttttggttgccggatccgcgcctacgtttttggtagtcggatccgcacctatgtttttggttgccggatccgcgcctacgtttttggtactcggatccgcacctatgtttttggttgccggatccgcgcctacgtttttggtagtcggatccgcacctaaatattggtaggtggatccgcacctaaatttttggaagtcggatccacacctaaattttggtaggtggatccgcacctgcaggaccactgcgacaatcaatctcgcaccggctcgaCGGAACACCGAAGAAAAATCGCCACGACCGACgttgactccgctccaaacagctaagtccctatttatatttaatattttaaaattttatgatcatgagattaagattggttcactcatatcctgagtcttttaccgctttcactgttggtcatatcttttccacgatttgcctcgcgctcgtgaaaaactttgtactgtttttgccgcttaaggctccagtacgctgcaaaaaattccgctttcgggcgttagcttaagttttctggcctacacgttttctgttgttttatgtgtggattccttagtagtgacatctcggtacttaaagccggcctctgtttctgaggttcttgattgtttcgttattaagcgctatcgcctcagcagatgttctgtgtttaaagtttgccgtctcgcgaaaagtcaagcatataaaccagaagaacggataaaccagcacttgcttaaaacatataaattacattaactgttcaagatagtcgagttgtttccgccttgacagttttatgttgttcaactgctgcatagtttcagctttaaaacatttgttcaaaggccgtttttgttccgccttacatttgttcgttgaacatgatcaaagaaacaatttaataccaatatgtttttatgtttatgtatcaggtacatgacacttggacgtacaacagtcccccgaggttaggcggatccatggcgtgcacagctggaaaaggaacttgagtcttgattccgctatgcttagccggaaccaaccctcgggggctgcggtttgatcttaggtgaaaagtgtgtttcctttcgggtatcagtgctggaaatttccgcctagatgcttgggatttacgctattcctaagtcacatataaagataaagctactctaagagcaccaagccggattttcaagtaaattcaccttggcgctcgggggctacatcgatgaagttctctttggaCCAACGAGCCGAAAAatttccaccttgacgcttgggggctaagtttctgagcaccgagtctccttggagcaagcctactcaatgctcgggggctacatatGATTATCCCAAGAAAATTTAGAAGATGGCGAAAATAtggctaactagtcggatccgcacctaatttttgggtAGCCggctccgcacctaattttttgctagccggatccgcacctaatttttggtagccggatccgcacctatatattcggtagccggatccgcaactaatttttggtagccggatccgcacctaatttttggtagtcggatccgcacctcaatttttggtagccggatccgcacctcaatttttggcGGAACCGttcgagtcttttaagattccgggtaaccgCGCGAAGATAATCAAGtctcattcgcaagcaggggagtaacccggagacaggTCTTGtattgtcgatggatgaagtcccgcgggatgggaAGATTTTCCGACTAAACGTTGGAAAGCGAGGAAATgtaaagttggagttcttcaagtttctccgtgtTACCGAAATTGTCGGAGACCATAAGGCACTAGCAAGGCGGAAACGgagggtgaaactcggagaactccgggggctactgttgtggatatacttcatgggtgtaccatcgacagtgcctagatccggcaagcccgggtggcccatagatggtgacgaggcatgtggcccgtcgggcggcccagttgctgttgatcctaaaggatgaagtccagcccaggatagggaagccggatcccaaccgaccatcggaggaagtcggatccgtgaaggtccatgtgcaactcggatccatggaggcccatgtggaacccggatccatggaggcccaggagtaacccggatccatggaggcccaggtgtaacccggatccatggaggcccatgtggaacccggatccagtacgacgtagggaggaaggcagatccttgacgtacacggcaagaccttgtaccgtagttaggcgacctgtaatccggctaggactctccatgtaaaccctagatccgtgcgcctttataagccggatcctgggagccctagaggcaagtTCACGTTCACGTGCAAGTTCACGTTCAAGTTCAGAACGacccattgtaacaacgcgaaagcgcccagataataccagacaagcagcagtaggccctgtcatcgagcaggtgttccgaagcagggtaaatcgcgtaccaccgtcccgagtgctctccgccctatggcccctacttcttctccccctcgtgaggatccctcctccgaggtaccgtcgaataggcaacgacaccgtTCCATTGCAAGGCAGAGCACCGCCGAGCCCAACTTCCCGTGGCTGCCCAGATTGCCACCGACGAACAGAAGAGGTTAGCCCCCCGTGCCACACTGTTATTCTATTCTTATTCCATGTATACTTTATAGGATGTATTGTCTCATTTGTGCTTAGGGTTTAATTTGTTgttcaaaattttaccaattttttCGTATATTTTTTGTTAATCAGCATTTCACAATGAATTCCAAGCCGAGTTTTTATGTTGATTAGGTCAGTGatgttggttttatttggatagatGGACGGCTCTATGGCTTCTGGGATTGCCAATGAGAAAGCAACTACAGATGTTGATGACTCTACATGGGATGCTTTTGATATTTCATCTTCagaagatgaatatgaaatacCTTCGTGTGATGATGATGATACCATTTTTGGTGATCTTGTATCTGAGTCTGATAATGTGAGTCACtcacattttcatattttatcagTACAGTATGCATGGGAATATCTTGTCCTTGAATTTTGTCTCCTTGTTGCAAATTTTGTAGATGGACATCGATGATGAAGACAGCATAAGTGGTACAGATGATGAACCCACTTCTGAAAATACGAGTGATGTATGTTTTATTTTATCTTACTTGCCTTCTTCCAGGTGAAGATGAATATACATGTAATTTACTATTTTCCTACAAATTGCGCAGGTTGTTGTAATCAGAAACAGTGAGCTTACCTACTACGGGGATTCTGATTTGGAAGACTTTGCTTATGAAGATTTGCTTATGAAGAGGATGTTCCTGAGCAGTCAAAATCATTAGAAGGGggggtttcacatcatttcaccccTATCTCTAGTTATCAGCACCGCTTGTCGAACAACCAAAGCTTCAGCAATCTCCGGAGAGGTAAATGACTGAACGAATGAGGGTTTTTTTTACAAAAAGTTTATGGTCTCTTCTAAACCACGCGCATCCGCTTATTTGTGGACAGAGGGAGTAGATCTACCTCGCAGGGCTCGACGAACTCGTGGACACAGCAGCGGTTACCAGATCGACATAGCATCTAATACATCGACATAGCAGCGGTTACCAGATCTGAGAGGGGAGACAGGGCTTTACCTCGCAGGGCTCGACGTACTGGCTGACTTCGTACAAGGCGTCGATTTCCTTGTACGCCGCCTCCCTCTCCGCAGCAGCCACCGCAGCAGCGCCGCCGCCCAGATCAGCACCAGCCGGTCCCGCTCCGCCATCCACCACCgcaccagcaggcgcagccgctcCCGCTCCCGCTCCCGCAGCCGCCCCCGCAGCCGCAACCGCTCCCTCTCCGCCGTCCAAACCAGCAGCAGTCGCGGCCAAGTTCATGTCCATGGTCGGATCTGTGCTTCGACTAAGAAATGGGAGTGGAAAGAGAGGCTTTGGTcgaactagggttagggtttgctctCCTCTGCTTTTTGCCAGAAATGGGGATGGTGGGGAGGGGATGAGGCCGAGTGGGGTTAAAATAGGCGACTCTTTTGGACTGTGCGCGTGGGCGTGGACCCTTGTGTGGACCCGTGTGTACGCGGAAGAGAAACGGACGGTATTGTACGCGGAAGAGGTACGGGCGTACGTGTACGCGGAAGAGGTACGGGCGCGTACGTATTCTCGCGGTGATACGTGTACCCCCTCGGCTAACGGGTCCTACGGGTTTTGGTGCGGGCATTTCTATACTCGAATCGAAGTTGAAAAGACGATCCTGCCCCTCGCCGCGGAGTAATCTGGGTCGTCCTTGTGTTCTGCTCAAGATAACCGTTCGACGTTGGGGGTCTATGGAATCACTCGCCTCCCATTAATTCAAAAGATAATTCTAAGCAGAAAGTTAAGATATACCCATCGGAACTATCGATAGGATCTGGTCGTTATCCTTAGGTACACTCAATTCACTGATCATTGCCTGCAAAATACATGAGATGCAGTGAATAGGCATCTGCCCAAGAATATATGGTGGTTCGATCCAATGGGTGAATGTTGTTGAGCCATAGTTTCAGTTTAGTACTTGTCAGGCTAGGACATCAAATTCCTGGTAACTGCATGCTTGAAGTAAATTTCTAAgaatatatatcatttagaatacATATTTTTACATGGTGCCTCTATGGTCCTAAATGTTTGAGCAAAATATTATTAAGCCACAGTTTCATCAATTATTGGACAGGCTACAAAACCAAATTTCCAGCTCATAACTATATGTTTGAAGTAAATTTCTGAGAATATACATGTATAATCAGCAAGGGTCTAATCATCATGTTATAGAACAACTTTTATATCGCCCACACTCGTCAGATCATCAACAACGCCGAAAGCAATTAGGTCATTTATCAAGACTGAGTAGAAAAGATAAAGAAAGAGGAAATTTTAGAAGGTGAAGTGTTCGGAAAGTTTACCTGCTTTGCAGTAATTGAGCCGAGTGCTTCCGTGATACATCAAAGTTGTACCTTATGTACAAAACTCACATGCTGCAATGCAATGTACACTTTTCTTGTGTTACTTGATCCCACATGGATTTGGAAGATGGGGTGAATAAAATTTATAGAAACTTCCAAACAAAATATGGAAATCTTGCGGCCACTGTAGCTCCTTCTCAACGCTTCAGGTAACCTATTATGGATGATAACCACTAAAGGTGAAGATTGCCATTTTTCGAGAAGTAAAATATCAAGTAAAGTATGTCATGAATCAACAGTGGCCTAGGGGATGAATGAACAGTCTACAACATTTATTTCTGCAGGGCAAAACGTTGTACATGAATTATGAAAAAAATTAACCTTGAGTAATGGCCAATGAAAAATTCAGATCATATGTTTTAAAATTGATATATCTAGAAGTGATCTATCTAGCCTTCATTGTAATATCGATTAGCATATGTTCGATGGAAAATATGTAACTTGTCTTGACAATAAAGCTAACGTAAACAGAAAATCTGTAGCAGAAATGGCAAGCTGCAAAGGAAGCAAGAAATTGGACTTGCCTATGACACGGCAATAACAATGATGTGAATGTTCTTGATGGACACATGCTTTCTGACGGATCCTTCATCGATCGAGCCATGAAAATGTCACACCCGGCCGTCTTGAACCTGTTTGTGTGTGCTCCTTGGATCATATCATCGTTCCATGGCTCGACAACCTGAAATGTCATAGAATTTTAAAACTTTAATTGAGAGAAAAAACGACACAAAATCCATCACTTCATGGAAGTACAGATCAATTCACCACAACTGAAACATATGTTCTGAAGATTCAAATGATTCTCACCACATACTTTACTTATAAACAACAGCATCTTGCAAGATTTCATGCCATCTTTTTATGTGTGTAACTACTCCCGGTGCATATAATGTGTGATTATAGTTGTGTCTTTGAAATATAGTACTGAAGTATCAATATTTGAGAAAATCCACTTAGGAGTTCAGCGGCATTCACTACACTATTTTCATTGTAGGATTTATCACAaagttaatttgcaaagttcaggTAAAAGTTCATCAGAAACGTGTACTAAGAGTTGAAGTAAGAAATGGGATAAGCTTAGCTACCTTCCCCAGATCCTCCAATTACGCAATGGTGCGATCTCTCATGTCATTGCGTCCAATGCTGCCTTGAGCTTCCGATTCCCCTTCTCCATCTTGCGGTCATCACCGGCATGCATGATCTTGCCGGCCATGATACTCCGCTCTGTAAAACAGGTATTAAACaacacaatttttttttgcaAACTGGCATatcttgatctagtccatgatgatTGGCTGGATGGATAAGCCACTGTACCAGTGAGTTCGTCGAGCAGGAAAGGCTACGCGTCTTTTGTTCCGCCCTGTCATCGCTGGTGGGGGATGCCTCCTCGCAGCCCTGCCATGCTCGCCAGCGACGGGATCTCTCGTGGGAGCTAGCCCTACCACGACCGGCGCTCCCTCTTCTGCCCCCGAACACCCCCCGGTACGCACCGTCGCTGGACGCCGAGTTCGTGCGGTCGACCCGCGCAGTCTCCTCAACGCGCGCTCCTCGCCACCGCCCTCGTGTGCCGGAACTACTTAGTCGAGGTTGTCCATGTCGATCGCCTCCGCGCCGCTCCCAGCATATCCGGCTTCCGCGCCACGCGGGCACGCGGCTCCAGGCTCTCCTCGGCCCTCGCGCAACGGCGCAAGTGTGGAAGCTGCTCGCCGCGGCCGTGGGCGGCTCGAACGCGGGCAGGGGCATCCTCCATCGCGGCTGGACGCGAAGGATTTCGGCAAGGGGAGCTCGCTGCCGAGGAGACCTCAGGCGGCGGGGAGCATCAAGGAGGGAGGAGGTCATGTGTGGGCGTGGAAGGCCGGTGGAAGTGCATATCCGCCACGGGTGGTGGATGGCCGAGACGGTGCCGAGACGGCGGCCGCTGCTGCTCGTTGAAGTCGCCGGGAGGACCGGCGGTTATTacgtactactccctccgttctcttttaattgactcaaatttagtacaaagtagtactaaatctgagtcaattaaaaaagaacggagggagtagttttctaTTTAGGCTACATCCAATTGCCTCGTCGGCGAGCTCGTCTGTATGAGAGCATGGGTTGAGGATAGAGGGAAGGGGACTGTCGTACGAAACGAAACCAATTTTAAGGAAAGAGAGAAAAGAGGAGACAGAAACCTGGGTATCCCTGCACCGAGCAACTAAAATCCACCACGAGCAGGTCTAGACCCACCACCACGAGTCTAGGACGAGAAACGACCAAACCTGAGTGAGATCTATTGGACCAATCACTAGCCTCACAGCTAAAGCCACCCAAACAACACAGAAGTAGATCACGGAATAGAAGTAAAACGTTCTGAAAAATCCCTATAAGGCACCAAAACTGCACACACAAGAACCACTAGGTAAATGATCTACAAATTGGCATACGTGTAAGCGTGAGGTGAAGTCAAAAGAGACCCAAAATTGTGAGGAAAAAATAAGTTGGTTGCCCTTTAATATAGTAGTAGTTATGGGTACTGTAAAACTCCCCAATAATTTAGTAATTACCAATCCAATGGATATGACGAAATGCTATATCCTCCTCTAATAACTCTCGTCTATATAGACTCCTAATTGTGGGTAGTTTTATTCTAATACTCAAATTTCAAGTTGTATGTATGAGAAATGTTTTATGATTACAaaaattgataatttcttatgataatTGCTTAATAACAATTAGCATTACCATGCATGCTTATTTTGTTAGCCAGTTGCAACTAACTATGACACATACAAATCATAGTTTTAAATAGCCGGGCTCTATAGCCTTTCCAGCATGGTGCGGCTAACTGCATTAGCCCGCTAAAAGATGTCAAAATtcttaaatagccggctatagctgtTTTGCGAGGCCACATCTACGATGTAGCCGGCTATTTAAAACATTGATACAAATTTAGATGTGAGGATCTGCCATTCAATGTGTTTATTTCTATTACCCTTCTTAAATTGAGGATTACGTAACACTGCCAATATTAGTACTCGTCCGTCCTAAAATAGGTGTATTAGTATTGCCAAGATACGGATGTAGATGCATTtttaatactccctctgtcccaaaaTGTAAGACGTTTAAgaattggtcaaaagtcaaactttactaactttgaccaaatatttagaaaaatatatgtatatctacaatatcgaatgtacatattaagaaaatatactttattGTGAATTTATTCATGTTGATCtgtaaatgtttatatttttgtgtaaatGTTAACATCTACGATATTGACTTTTAACTAATTTTTTAGGCGACTTacattttgggatggagggagtattagaTATGTTATTTGTCCATACGAAAATCTCACGACAAACAGCAGCAAATTAAATCGTGtccaacagaaaagaaaagaaaacatagaTCGATTATTATTTATTAACCATCCACGTTACATTACTACGTGCGTAGTCGTTCAACGGCTGGGGCCTCCATGTGCACTTCTTGCGAGCAGTTCCTGCAGTAGCAGAAGCCACCGTTACACTCCCCGAACTGCGCGTTATTGGGGCTGGTTCCGCACTTTTGGGAGCAGGCATCCGGGGTGATGCAGTTAAAATCCGGGCGTGAAAGTTGTTTCGGGCACTTAACATGTTTGCCTGCATCTACTTCTTCTGAATTCGATAAAAAAAAAGTTAGCGTAATCCTCGTGTTTACCCGAGGAACTTTAATTTGCACATGTAACTAAATATTTTCAATTACCGGGAGACGCAAGGAGGAGTGCCAGTATCCATACGGAGATGACGACGCCGGTGATCTTGCGAGCCATCATGATAGGAGGAGCAGGAACAGAACAAACTGGTTTATCTAGTCTAGGTATAAGGAAGCAATGCACGGCATATGCGTACGTACGTCCTTTATATAGAGGGATTAGGGAACCACAGATTATTAATTGTTCGCGCGCCTATGGAAATTTGGAAATGCAGATTTGGTAATAATTAATTTGGTACCAACATTGAGCACGATTAATTAATGTAGCCTTTTTTTCGAAATATATATGGCCAATAATAACCTGACTCTAATTTTGGTTCCGGGGAAAGGTTCATTAATGTTGATGACAGAGTATCGGGTGAACCAAATATAAATATTCTGGGTTGAATACATCACACACCCAGGAACTTATTTTTGATGTGCAAATGCCTCCAGTGACGGCTCTGCCCACATTGACCTTTTCACacggctcggctcggctcggctcggctcCGCTGTTATTATTGCTGACGGTGAACCCAGTAGCTTAAATATCGAGCCGCCATGGTGCGATGATGCCAATGTTGATGACGGCGACCAGTAGTATAGCTATTAGTTCACTGCAGTATGACAGTGTGTGTCGCCTGAACGATCCGCTGACAACGGACACGGTAGTCTTATCGAGTAGCGAGCCTGCAAGTAAAAATTAGTTGTCAAGATGTGGAAGCGTCATGTATGATACTTTTGTTTTGTAGACGACTGATCTTACAGTTGTAGTCTACCCAACCCAAGCGCATTTTCTCCAAGTTGTACACAAATATCTTATCACGTAGAACAATGTCTGCCAATAGAGGACCATTAAGCCAGTAAGAAAAATATCAGGCATGAGTTACATAATTCACCAGAATTAGTTCCTTAGCTCATTCAATGTGAGGCTAATACTTATGAACTTATTTACTACTAAGAAATAGTTGCATGTTTCTATTGGTACAATGTCAAGAACTTAAAAGCATGGAATCAAAGTTCATAATCACTCTCCCAAGAATACTGTTGGCTTGCAGATTATATCTACTATAGTTTCTACAATTATTGAGAAGAATAGCTTATATTCATTTGAAGCCACAATGAAAACGATTAGAACATTAAAGTATAATAGCTAGATGCGTAGGTAATTTAGTTGATGAGGAATGCCTAACCTCCCAGAATAGTGATATGCTGATAACCGTCGAGGTCCTTGCTCCTTAGAAAACCAACGCACAATATGTCTTCCTTCTCCTGTAAATCATGATATATCATATTATTTGCATTTGAGACAATTGTGAAGAAATTTTAAGCAGATATGCAATCTAAAACAAATTTGATAAAAGTAGCATCAAAACGTACTCCTTTTGAAGAAGCACCCTTCCGCAAAAGGTAGTTTTCTGGACCCACTCTCATTTGAGCACCATCCTCAAAATGCAGTGTCAAATTTGGAAGTAATGAGAATTTGCTGGTGGAGAAGAAACAATACATTTAGTCGACTCCTTCAACATTGTGAACTACATAATCTACTTGCGTGGAAAGACAAACCTTCTTGAAGGTACAATGAAACATAGTTCCCCATCATCATCAAAAACGCGTAATTGAGGGGTGGCATTATCTATCTGTGAATAAACAAAGTATGAATCATGACAACTAACCATGCCACAAGAAAATAACTAAATTTATGTAGACTAATCAGTTATTGGTTCCTCAACGTGAATGTTTCGCCTATATGAAGAACTCACTGCATTAATAACTGGATCAAAGATCCCATCTGCAAGATATGATAACGATGTCCCTGAATCAACAAATGTTCCTTGTGTATTTGATGTTGTAAACAAGGAAGGATTAATTGGGATATTTTCGCCATTGACAGAAATGCCCTCCATATTCAAGTTGTAGCGAGGCCTGCATATATATTGTTGAGCAAACTTTGGTTCATACAAAGGATTCAGGAAACTCCATTGGGAATAGTATAGTCCAGATTCCACAACAAACAATAAACTAGTTATATTGATTCTCTATGATCACATAGATAAACACAAGTTTATTTTTTCAGAAAAAGAATAAGAAAATATATGAATGTACACTTCATGGTTGCCAATAGTATAGTCCATTGAGAATCAATACAACAAAGGATTCAGGAAACTCCATTGGGAATAGTATAGTCCAGATTCCACAACAAACAATAAACTACTTATATTGATTCTCTATGATCACATAGATAAACACAAGTTTATTTTTTCAGAAAAATAATAAGAAAATATATGAATGTACACTTCATGGTTGCCAATTAAACATTGTAGATACAAACTACAACTTAGGGTTGGAAAATTAAAACTTGTGTGAATGAATTCAACTAAGAAGCATACTCTAGCATATTATAAATCAAGATAATTCAATGAGAAGTTGAGTGACCGAACAGCTATTTCTATCATCCATACTAACCACCAAGCAAGGAGCAAAAATATGATAGTGAATGAAATAGTGACACCAAATTATGAACTTAAAAATCCAATTATTTTAGTAATTCCTGGAAAAAAAGAAACTCACTGTGAAGAGACAAGTGGAGTAAATTCCAATCCTTGCGCCGCAACTTCACCAAGAACAAGTATGCCACCACCATCTTCTGAGCTTGTCAAGCAATGTGAGAAGGCCTTTGGGGACACACCTTGAGAGTTCAATTGTAAGACGACGG
It includes:
- the LOC127348195 gene encoding aspartic proteinase 36; protein product: MRRAAAAGAMAVAVLMAIIGAAAGVAAATPAPALMLRRSAPLKELKPLKKLDRARFTKRSGVPEFGLLGLPGVYYTNVRLGSPSKQYSLQVDTGSDLMWVSCSSCTGCPATDDDGIPFDFYSPNSSSTSSNISCDDDRCGDAIKEGHSVCQSSDSPTNQCGYEVAYAGAATSGYYVSDTIHFDTVMGNGSEQVASSSASVLFGCSISRSSYLQTDGIVGFGKNAPSVVLQLNSQGVSPKAFSHCLTSSEDGGGILVLGEVAAQGLEFTPLVSSQPRYNLNMEGISVNGENIPINPSLFTTSNTQGTFVDSGTSLSYLADGIFDPVINAIDNATPQLRVFDDDGELCFIVPSRSKFSLLPNLTLHFEDGAQMRVGPENYLLRKGASSKGEKEDILCVGFLRSKDLDGYQHITILGDIVLRDKIFVYNLEKMRLGWVDYNCSLLDKTTVSVVSGSFRRHTLSYCSELIAILLVAVINIGIIAPWRLDI